A window of the Nocardia sp. NBC_01329 genome harbors these coding sequences:
- the galK gene encoding galactokinase produces MTEREESSGGRRRWSAPGRVNLIGEHTDYNDGFVLPLAIPLVVTCVGARHSDDLVRVSSRQRPGESVRLPAGSLATERDLLPGWARYPLGVVAEFGRRGHGIEGSELEFDGAVPAGAGLSSSAALCCAAAVAIRDLCAPAVGDRELIDIARAAENDYVGAPTGILDHAASILCTEGHALFLDVRAFTGAATGGFEQIPFDLAAAGLRLLVIDTGQTHDHAEGGYGTRRAECAAAAAALGVGSLRDIDELAALSGLTDPVLYRRARHVVSENDRVRAVAALLLSGADPREIGPLLDAGHDSLRDDFEVSTDVLDVAVGAAREAGAHGSRMVGGGFGGSIIALVDTAAAGRVEGSVRERLARSGFESRTFEAVPSPGAGPVD; encoded by the coding sequence GTGACGGAACGCGAGGAGAGCAGCGGCGGGCGTCGTCGATGGTCGGCGCCCGGCCGGGTCAACCTGATCGGTGAGCACACCGACTACAACGACGGTTTCGTCCTGCCGTTGGCGATACCTCTCGTGGTCACCTGCGTAGGTGCCCGGCATTCCGACGATCTGGTCCGGGTCAGTTCGCGTCAGCGGCCGGGGGAATCGGTTCGGCTGCCGGCCGGGTCGCTGGCCACCGAACGGGACCTGCTGCCGGGCTGGGCACGCTACCCACTGGGGGTGGTCGCGGAGTTCGGCCGCCGCGGTCACGGGATCGAGGGATCGGAACTGGAATTCGACGGCGCGGTCCCGGCCGGTGCGGGGCTTTCCTCGTCGGCCGCGCTGTGCTGTGCCGCCGCGGTGGCGATCCGGGACCTGTGCGCACCGGCGGTCGGTGACCGGGAACTGATCGATATCGCCCGCGCGGCCGAGAACGACTATGTAGGCGCGCCCACCGGGATCCTCGACCACGCCGCATCCATTCTGTGTACCGAAGGGCATGCGCTGTTCCTGGATGTGCGGGCATTCACCGGTGCCGCGACAGGCGGTTTCGAACAGATCCCGTTCGACCTCGCCGCGGCCGGTCTGCGGCTGCTCGTCATCGATACGGGTCAAACCCATGATCACGCGGAGGGCGGGTACGGGACCCGTCGTGCCGAATGTGCGGCCGCCGCGGCGGCCCTCGGGGTCGGCTCCCTGCGCGATATCGACGAGCTCGCAGCGTTGTCCGGACTCACCGATCCCGTGCTGTACCGGCGCGCACGGCATGTGGTGAGCGAGAACGACCGAGTGCGCGCCGTGGCCGCGCTGTTGCTGTCGGGTGCCGACCCGCGGGAGATCGGTCCGCTGCTGGATGCTGGACACGATTCTCTGCGCGACGATTTCGAGGTGTCCACCGACGTTCTCGATGTCGCGGTCGGCGCGGCCCGGGAGGCCGGCGCGCACGGATCGCGGATGGTCGGTGGCGGATTCGGCGGCAGCATCATCGCGCTGGTGGACACCGCTGCGGCCGGGCGGGTCGAAGGTTCTGTTCGGGAGCGGCTCGCGCGCAGCGGATTCGAGTCCCGGACCTTCGAGGCCGTGCCTTCGCCGGGAGCCGGTCCGGTCGACTGA
- a CDS encoding PepSY-associated TM helix domain-containing protein — protein MSTTEVPAVPDSAAPATSTPRRGRGAFRALALRLHFYAGLFVGPFLLIAAVTGGLYAVAPSIESFVNRDLLYVDSRGPQRPLSEQVTAGTAVRPDLALVAVAPAPATGETTRVLFSDPALGESERRAVFVDPVTAHPVGESVVYGSSGALSLRAWVSQLHRHLHLGEPGRLYSELAASWLWLIALAGLALWIRRVWARRQRDSAGWLFVPNLAENERERRLNWHAVVGVWILPMALLLSATGLTWSTYAGADIEKLRENLSWTTPAVETALPGAAAPARTGHADHHSGHPTGHSVPADRVRQLDRVLAAAREAGVTEPAEITIPAADGTAFAVKERRLPGTLTANSAAVDGPTGTVTDRLPYAEWPFMAKMANWGIQLHMGLLFGLPNQLLLLAAAAGLVTVIVRGYLMWWQRRPTRTTGTFALGRPPRRGALRRSAVLAVPVSAAAALIGWFAPVFGLSLLAFLVIDVLVGAVRRVRRAA, from the coding sequence ATGAGTACCACCGAGGTCCCCGCGGTGCCCGACAGCGCTGCCCCGGCGACCAGCACACCCCGACGCGGCAGGGGTGCGTTCCGCGCGCTCGCGCTGCGGCTGCACTTCTACGCCGGTCTCTTCGTGGGACCGTTTCTCCTGATAGCGGCGGTGACCGGCGGGCTCTACGCCGTCGCACCCAGTATCGAATCATTCGTGAACCGGGATCTGCTGTATGTGGATTCGCGCGGTCCGCAACGGCCGTTGTCCGAGCAGGTGACCGCCGGGACCGCGGTCCGGCCGGACCTCGCTCTGGTCGCGGTCGCCCCCGCACCGGCGACGGGCGAGACCACCCGGGTGCTGTTCAGCGATCCCGCGCTGGGCGAATCCGAGCGCCGCGCCGTTTTCGTCGACCCGGTCACCGCACACCCCGTGGGCGAATCGGTGGTATACGGCAGTTCCGGCGCACTGTCCCTCCGAGCGTGGGTGTCCCAGTTACACCGGCACCTGCATCTCGGCGAGCCCGGCCGGTTGTACTCCGAACTGGCGGCGTCCTGGTTGTGGCTGATCGCCCTCGCCGGACTGGCGCTGTGGATCCGGCGGGTGTGGGCCAGGCGGCAGCGTGATTCGGCGGGGTGGCTGTTCGTGCCGAACCTGGCCGAGAACGAGCGCGAACGCCGGCTGAACTGGCACGCGGTGGTCGGAGTCTGGATCCTGCCGATGGCGCTACTGCTCTCGGCCACGGGTCTGACCTGGTCGACCTACGCGGGGGCCGATATCGAGAAGCTACGGGAGAACCTCAGCTGGACCACGCCCGCGGTCGAGACCGCACTGCCCGGCGCGGCAGCGCCCGCCCGGACCGGACACGCCGACCATCACAGCGGGCATCCGACGGGGCATTCGGTTCCGGCGGACCGGGTCCGGCAGTTGGACCGGGTGCTCGCCGCCGCCCGCGAGGCAGGTGTCACCGAGCCCGCCGAGATCACGATCCCGGCGGCCGACGGTACCGCGTTCGCCGTCAAGGAACGGCGGCTGCCGGGGACACTGACCGCGAACTCGGCCGCTGTGGACGGACCCACCGGCACCGTCACCGATCGGCTCCCCTACGCCGAGTGGCCGTTCATGGCCAAGATGGCGAACTGGGGCATCCAGCTCCATATGGGTCTCCTGTTCGGTCTGCCCAACCAGCTACTGCTGCTGGCTGCGGCTGCCGGACTGGTCACGGTGATCGTGCGCGGATACCTCATGTGGTGGCAGCGCCGCCCCACCCGGACGACCGGTACGTTCGCGCTGGGTAGGCCGCCGCGCCGGGGCGCTCTGCGCCGTTCGGCGGTCCTGGCGGTACCGGTGTCGGCCGCAGCGGCGCTGATCGGCTGGTTCGCTCCGGTATTCGGCCTGAGTCTGCTGGCGTTCCTCGTGATCGACGTTCTCGTGGGTGCCGTCCGCCGGGTCCGCCGGGCGGCCTGA
- a CDS encoding acyl-CoA synthetase: MPLSLPGPVRKAGDIALAVNVMRKRGLFDPLRLDHAVRSMSNASKYGPFAGVVMHAAQTRPESPAIVDEKGELTFRELDDRSNAFARGLIERGLRPGDVVAVLARDHRGMVLSMLTAGKLGLRAVLMNTGFAKPQFADVADREKIKAVLHDSEFFELMSAIPAEIPRILTWVDESDDADPAVPTVESLSAGRSTAALAAPAEPGGTVILTSGTTGTPKGAPRDKVSPFITAQFIDRVPLPTGGTMVMAAPIFHGTGLSQFSLGLALGNRVIFQQRRFDPEATLANIARYRADSLVVVPTMLQRILDQPKEILDRHDVSSIRVIFAAGSAIQPDVVVRTGEHFGDVLYNLYGSTECAVITVATPQELRKSPTTAGRAPVGVRIALYDENRKRITEPNVTGTIFIDNPHAFKAYTDGRTKETVDGMMSSGDVGHLGSDGLLFIDGRDDDMIVSGGENVFPQEVEHLIAERPDVLEAAVVGVDDREFGKRLRAVVVPGPDSKRDAQEIRDYVKANLARYKVPREVVFLDELPRNATGKLLRKPLTELDAES; encoded by the coding sequence ATGCCATTGTCGCTGCCCGGCCCCGTTCGCAAAGCCGGCGATATCGCCCTGGCCGTGAACGTGATGCGCAAACGCGGTCTCTTCGATCCGCTGCGGCTCGACCATGCCGTCCGGTCGATGAGCAACGCGTCCAAGTACGGTCCGTTCGCCGGGGTGGTCATGCATGCCGCACAGACCCGGCCCGAATCCCCCGCCATCGTCGACGAAAAGGGCGAGCTCACCTTCCGCGAACTCGACGATCGGTCGAACGCCTTCGCCCGCGGTCTCATCGAACGCGGCTTGCGGCCTGGTGACGTGGTGGCCGTCCTGGCCCGCGATCACCGGGGCATGGTCCTGAGCATGCTGACCGCGGGCAAACTCGGCCTGCGCGCGGTGCTGATGAACACCGGGTTCGCCAAACCGCAGTTCGCGGATGTGGCCGACCGGGAGAAGATCAAAGCGGTGCTGCACGACAGCGAGTTCTTCGAGCTGATGAGCGCCATACCCGCCGAGATCCCGCGGATCCTCACCTGGGTCGACGAATCCGATGACGCCGACCCCGCTGTCCCCACGGTCGAATCCCTGTCGGCGGGACGGTCCACCGCAGCACTGGCCGCCCCGGCCGAACCGGGTGGGACGGTCATCCTGACCAGCGGCACCACCGGCACGCCCAAGGGTGCCCCGCGCGACAAGGTGAGCCCGTTCATCACCGCCCAGTTCATCGACCGGGTGCCGTTGCCGACCGGCGGCACCATGGTGATGGCCGCGCCCATCTTCCACGGCACCGGACTGTCCCAGTTCTCGCTCGGACTCGCGCTGGGCAACCGGGTGATCTTCCAGCAGCGCCGGTTCGACCCCGAGGCCACCCTGGCCAATATCGCCCGCTACCGGGCGGACTCGCTGGTCGTGGTCCCCACCATGCTGCAACGCATCCTCGACCAGCCGAAAGAAATACTCGACCGCCACGATGTCTCCTCGATCCGGGTGATCTTCGCAGCGGGCTCGGCGATCCAGCCCGATGTGGTGGTGCGGACCGGCGAGCATTTCGGAGATGTGCTCTACAACTTGTACGGATCCACCGAATGCGCGGTCATCACGGTAGCGACACCGCAGGAACTGCGGAAATCGCCGACCACCGCGGGCCGGGCGCCGGTCGGGGTGCGGATAGCCCTCTATGACGAGAACCGCAAGCGGATCACCGAACCGAATGTCACCGGCACCATCTTCATCGACAACCCGCACGCCTTCAAGGCCTACACCGACGGACGCACCAAGGAGACCGTGGACGGCATGATGTCCAGCGGCGATGTCGGACATCTGGGCTCCGACGGCCTGCTGTTCATCGACGGCCGCGACGACGACATGATCGTCTCCGGCGGCGAGAACGTCTTCCCGCAGGAGGTCGAGCACCTCATCGCCGAACGGCCGGATGTGCTGGAAGCGGCGGTGGTCGGGGTGGACGATCGAGAATTCGGGAAACGACTGCGTGCCGTGGTGGTCCCGGGCCCGGATTCGAAGCGCGACGCCCAGGAGATCAGGGACTACGTCAAGGCCAACCTGGCACGCTACAAAGTCCCACGCGAGGTGGTCTTCCTCGACGAACTACCGCGCAACGCCACCGGGAAACTGCTGCGGAAACCGCTGACGGAGCTGGACGCCGAAAGCTGA
- a CDS encoding acyl-CoA synthetase encodes MNLAHTLEVVKAYGLLQSTGFIDLKNPGETLRTLKDSKTYIPQATLIMHSARIAPDAPGLADERGELTYRELDEQSTKIAHGLRNAGITEGTVIGILARDHRGLILSMAAAGKLGVKIALMNTGFAKPQFAEVCEREKVKAVLHDSEFSGLLDALPADMPRFLTWVDEGSELPAGARTLDDLIAENGTEPLPAPAKPGGFIILTSGTTGLPKGAPREKASPLATAQFLDRMPFPKRSTVAIVSPIFHSTGLGTYLVSIGLTNKIVMRRRFDAEATLKMLSDHKAELLVAVPTMLHRMVELPAEVRAKYDTSALKGIVLAGSALSPELCVKATEVFGPVLYNLYGSTEVAIATVAQPADLAKAPGTVGRPPLTCDVRLYDDNDKAVTAKDVTARIFVRSGAPFEGYTDGRHKQIIDGYMSSGDVGHFTEDGLLMVDGRDDDMIVSGGENVFPQEVENLLLERDDIFDAAVVGVDDAEFGKRLRAFVVPEPGRTPEEAEIKTYVKENLARYKVPREVVFLDDLPRNPTGKLLRRVLVEYEV; translated from the coding sequence GTGAACCTGGCGCACACGCTGGAAGTCGTCAAGGCATACGGGCTGCTGCAGTCCACGGGATTCATCGATCTGAAGAATCCGGGGGAAACGCTGCGGACGCTGAAGGATTCCAAAACCTACATCCCGCAGGCCACCCTGATCATGCATTCCGCGCGGATCGCGCCGGACGCGCCCGGTCTGGCCGACGAGCGCGGCGAGCTGACCTATCGGGAACTGGACGAACAGTCCACCAAGATCGCCCACGGGCTGCGCAACGCGGGAATCACCGAGGGCACCGTGATCGGTATCCTCGCCCGCGATCATCGCGGCCTCATCCTCTCCATGGCCGCCGCCGGCAAACTCGGCGTCAAGATCGCGCTGATGAACACCGGCTTCGCGAAGCCGCAGTTCGCCGAGGTATGCGAACGGGAAAAGGTCAAGGCGGTTCTGCACGACAGCGAATTCTCGGGCCTGCTCGACGCCCTGCCTGCGGATATGCCCCGATTCCTCACCTGGGTCGACGAAGGTTCCGAACTGCCGGCGGGCGCGAGGACACTCGACGATCTCATCGCCGAGAACGGCACCGAGCCCCTGCCCGCCCCGGCGAAACCGGGCGGTTTCATCATCCTCACCAGCGGCACCACCGGCCTGCCGAAGGGCGCCCCGCGCGAGAAGGCCAGCCCGCTGGCCACCGCGCAGTTCCTGGACCGGATGCCCTTCCCGAAGCGCAGCACCGTCGCCATCGTCTCACCGATCTTCCACAGCACCGGTCTGGGCACCTACCTGGTGAGCATCGGGCTCACCAACAAGATCGTCATGCGGCGCCGGTTCGACGCCGAGGCCACCTTGAAGATGCTTTCCGACCACAAGGCCGAACTACTGGTCGCCGTGCCGACCATGCTGCACCGGATGGTGGAACTGCCCGCAGAGGTCCGCGCGAAGTACGACACGTCCGCACTGAAGGGGATCGTCCTGGCGGGATCCGCGTTGTCACCGGAACTGTGTGTCAAGGCGACCGAGGTGTTCGGCCCGGTCCTCTACAACCTCTACGGCTCCACCGAGGTCGCCATCGCCACGGTGGCCCAGCCGGCCGATCTCGCGAAAGCGCCCGGAACCGTCGGCCGCCCGCCGCTCACCTGCGATGTCCGTCTCTACGACGACAACGACAAGGCGGTGACCGCGAAAGACGTCACCGCTCGGATCTTCGTCCGCAGCGGTGCCCCCTTCGAGGGCTACACCGACGGCCGGCACAAGCAGATCATCGACGGTTACATGTCCAGCGGCGACGTCGGCCATTTCACCGAGGACGGCCTGCTCATGGTGGACGGTCGCGACGACGACATGATCGTGTCCGGCGGTGAGAACGTCTTCCCGCAGGAGGTCGAGAACCTGCTGCTGGAACGCGACGACATCTTCGACGCCGCGGTAGTCGGCGTGGACGATGCGGAGTTCGGCAAACGACTGCGCGCCTTCGTGGTCCCCGAGCCCGGCCGCACCCCGGAGGAAGCCGAGATCAAAACCTACGTCAAGGAGAACCTCGCCCGGTACAAGGTGCCGCGCGAGGTGGTCTTCCTCGACGATCTGCCGCGTAACCCGACCGGCAAACTGCTGCGCCGGGTGCTGGTGGAATACGAGGTCTGA
- a CDS encoding DUF3592 domain-containing protein — translation MTGTAVEFGHELTDNTKGSRPAGSSLVLEFTTAAGKTVRFDGDAAASTLYTDIGDRVPVRYDPENPGHAMVDRDFLFFRLTFLPLLLGASGAAALLAVGWAMLVSRNAPTAERKS, via the coding sequence GTGACAGGTACCGCAGTCGAATTCGGCCACGAACTCACCGACAACACCAAGGGCAGCCGCCCCGCCGGCTCCTCCCTTGTCCTCGAGTTCACCACCGCCGCCGGGAAAACAGTCCGGTTCGACGGCGACGCGGCCGCTTCCACGCTGTACACCGATATCGGCGATCGGGTTCCGGTCCGCTACGACCCCGAGAACCCAGGCCATGCGATGGTCGACAGAGATTTCCTTTTCTTCCGTCTCACCTTCTTGCCCCTGCTGCTTGGCGCATCCGGCGCCGCGGCGCTGCTGGCAGTGGGTTGGGCGATGCTGGTCTCCCGGAACGCACCAACGGCCGAACGCAAATCCTGA